The sequence below is a genomic window from Paenibacillus urinalis.
CTTTAACCATGATGAGATCGACCGTATTTTTCGGATCCTCTCGATCAATCTTGAGGTCTGTGCAGTATCGGTCAAAGAGATCTTCAATCGCAGCAATCTCAATAGGACACTTCTCGCCAAAGGGTGCCATTTGCATTTGCATGAGAGGGCAAGACTCACGATAAGGGCAGGATTCTGCTTTACAGATGATTGGCACGGATGCATATAGCCCATGCTTTGTACTGCGAAGCCTGCGGGCGACATCTATCGCCTGTATAGCGGCAGGATTCTGTGTCCAAGCCGTAGGATTCAGGTTTTGAGAGACGACCATCTTCCCGGCTTCGGTACGAGGTCCAGTATTAGACATAGGTCACTCTCCCTCTGGAATGACGCCACAAATCTCCATGACATTCTTCCATTTCTCTTCTGTGCTATGTCCATCCCAGTTAGGCTTGATCTCTGGCAGTGTGCCGACATCAAAGCTGTCTGGAATATGGAATGTAATCGATCCGTTGTTGATGGAAATGACACGAAGCCATCCTTCCCAATTATTATCTGTATCGTAGTACCATCCACATGGATAATAATCAGGTGTAACCTCCGACATTCCCCAAGCATTGCGAACAGTGTCATTCATATAGTTAGCCAGCAATAACGCCAGCATATTTCTTTCCCAGTAGGCTCCGTCCTTTGTTTCCTCCAGACTCATGCCCTCTTTCCAAACATATGGCTTCATAACTTTTCCTCCTTGTAAGTACGAAAAAAGGGGTAGATCTAATGACCCCTTGACCCCGATCGGTACTGTTTGGGCAGTCTATCCCCTTAGCTTAATTGTACAGGCTCTGGTATTTTCAGGACATTTGCGCCTATGAATGCACAAAAAAATAGAGCCCCATGAAGGGACCCTATCTTGTGTAATTCTATTTGATTTCATTTAATTCCGCTAGAAAGCGTTATTTTCCTTCGTTTTGCTCCGATTCAATAGCTTTCGATAATAATCGTCTGGCTTCTGTTGCCCAATCACCTGGCTTGATCTTATCGAAATGATCTTTAATATCTGTATCGACATCACGAATGATGACTTGGACTTTCGGCACCTTCCGTGCTTTCGTCTCTCTTTCTTCAGCCATTACGCTGCCTCGCTTTCGAATATATCTTTGATGAATCTTTCATAAACCTGCTCAAAGTTCAGACTGCCATCTTCCTGTTCCTTGACTTGGTTCATTGCCGCACGAATATAGAATCCATATACGTTCGCCATTTGCGGGTCGTCCACTACGGAGAAGGCTTGTACCTTACGCTTCGCAAACTCTTCTTTCAAGAAGTCTTGGAAGATATGTGCGCCCCCGCCTGAAAGCAAGATGATCTTCACACGGTTCGCATGCTGACCCCAAGACGTAATAACCTCATTTGCGATGACTGCAGAGATCTCCTTCGCGGCTTCTTCTACAAGATGATACAGATTATGAGAAGCGCCATTGAACTCGATTTCTTCTCCACGAACGACTGAATCTAGTTCGTCATCCGTTGGGCTGTAAGCAACCCCAAACTCGTTATCAAAGTGAATAGCCATACTCACTTTGAGTCGCTTGTACAGCTCAGCAGTCGCAAGTGTCGATCCATAAGTTCCCTCTTCCTCTACATATACGCCTTCGGAGAATAATGCATAATCTGTAGTGAGGTGCCCGATATCAACGATAGCAGTCAAAGCTCTGTAGAGCGTAGTCGTCAAAAGACCTTCTTTTGTGAAAGCGAATTGTGTAGATGTTACACTTCCCTCTGGCTGTCTCAAGATTTCATATCCAATAACATTAATTTTCTTAGTGATTGTTTTTCCATAACCAAGGTAGATCACAATTTCAAAACTTTGGTTTATGTACTCTTCCAACCGTGTGCGAATACCTTTATCGAAATCCTCATTCGGCAGACCAGTTGTTAAGTAGACATTATATTCTCCATCTTCATGAGGAACACATAGTGCAAGATTGGTTTCAAACATAACTCTGAATGATGGATCGGATGCACGGTCATGATTGGTTGTCCGACTTGTAACCAGAAGCTTATTACTCTTCATTGCCTGTTCGCCTACATGATAGAAACCGTCAGTAGTCTTCACCATCAAGCGAGATTCATCGACTTCTGTGTGCTTAAAGGAATTAGCGAACTTTTCATTTGTAGGCATGACAGTACTCGGTATGACACCGAACATGCCTAAGCTCGACATGCGCTTGCTTCCATTAAAACCAATATCAATTGCTGCAAGCTCAAAATCAAATAAGTCTTCTAGCTTTAACTTCAAATCTTTCACTTTTTTCACCGCCATGATTGTTTTCCTCCTAATTCGACATGTTATATCATATTATAACATGTTCTGATGTATTCTCTCGTAAACGATCATAACATATTTAATAGATACCAAGCAACCCTTAATTTGGACAACAAAAAAAGCAGCAGGTGTGCCGCCCGCCGCTTTTCGAACAAGTGAAGCTGTATGAGGTTGGAGATCTCACGTATCCTTCGCTGAGTTATATTTTAAGCCATTTGGCAAAAAATATCAAGAACGTATGTTCTCTTTTTGTGATTTCTTTTCACAGAAAAGGCTTCAAGACCGTTGCCAACGTTTCAACATATGATTTCAACACTGGAGGTGTAATTTTAACAGATAGAGGGTGGCAGTCCTATGACCTGTTGGCTATTTACTTGAAGCCCTTTTCTCTAAAAAGAGTATTGGCATACTCCGGATTATTTTTTTGTAGGAGGTGTCGTGAGCCCATGCTAAGCATCACGATTAATCCGGAGCAAACCATACTGTGTCCAGTCAGCTATTTTGAGGAGAGCTGCTGCAGTCATCTGCCAAGTCGGGTCTGTGTTCTCGACTTGAGTTTATTCTATACGATAATGTAATGCATTACAATATGATTATATATTATTTCACGCGTTTTCTCTCTTTTTTTCTTTGACGCTTTTGATTTTGCTCTATGATGTACGTTTCCTCTTGATGTGTCGCTTTCTTATCCGTTATTACCTGGGGTGCTGTTGCCGATGTCACTAGCAGCAATAGTATCGCCAAGGAGCATTTGTCTCGCCTCTTCAGTCGTTTGAAAACTCGCATTTAATCTCCGTCCTCTTCCATGTCTTATTCCATTGAATTTCCGCGCCCTTGCAAGGTCACATTCGATCTGTAAAGCAATTTGCTCTGCATCCATAAATAGCTCTCCATAACTAGATGGAGCTCTTGGAGAAGGCATGATAAAGGTCTGGACTTCATGATTTCCGATTCGTGGTTTTATTCGATGACCAAAAAACTTCTTAAACGTGTTATCCAGCAATGCTGTATATGTGGACACCATAATAACATCAGCATAGATCATAACTTGTTCCAGCCAGCTTGAATGGATCATCATAGAGTCTGCTTCATCGAATATAACCAAGCAATCGTTTAGTTCTTGTGGTGAATATTCCCCGATCTTCATCTCGAAAGATATCGTCCTACCATTTTCCAAGGAGAACCCATTGGATGTATAATCGTATTGGATTCCATCCTGAATAAGGCGTGACCTTATCATATCTCTATGGGCTTGTGATGAAGCAACATACCGATCAAATACAACAACGTTCTTGTTTGACCTGATTACCTTTTCACTTAAGGCAGTAGTCTTCCCTGCTCTCCTGTGAGCAACGACCGCAATATGGCCGTTATCGCACTCATGGAACAGTCTCCAGCGTTCTTGATAGTCAGACTCTTGGACGACGATAGGTTCTCCTGTTGCCCTTGATACCCTTTGCAAATATTCCATCAATAGCTCCAAGTGTTGTCCCTCCCTTCTCAAGCTCTCTGAAACGAGGAACAACCTCACCTTCGTACTCAATAGGATTGTGCCATTCTAACAGTGGGCGATAAAATTTCTGATCAGGCTCGTCCTCACGATAGTACCAGACTGCTTTTCCATCCTCATGACGACTTGCATCAATACCTATGTCAGATATGACATATAGTCCACCTTTGTAGTGCTGCCACCTTGATCCGATCTTCGGGGTTCTCATATACTTTCACCTCCTAGGTCAGACACGTCCAGCTTAGTTTCAAAGGTTATATACTTCATGGGCTGTGCCCTTACAATGTCTAGCTGCCAAGCTCCTGATTCGCAATACATGATAATCCTGTCGCCTTCTGCAACTATAGACTCTAAGCCAGGGAAGCTTTCGTCTAAAGCCTTCAGGACTTGATTTGCTATTTTCATAACTGCAGGTCCTCCCTAGCCAATTGCCAATCTCTCGCAAGCAAGTCTTCGTCTGTAAGGCTATAGCTTTTCCATCTCTGCAGCTCTTCTTTGAACATCAGGCGACCTTCGATATACCTGTACCTTTTTCCAAGCTGTCCGCTTCTCTTTAACTTGTATCCGTTCGTAAGCATACGTATGGCAATACTAGTATCGAATGATTCCATATACTGAATATCCACTTCTTCTGGAATAATCATGAGTGGTCTGCCTTGACCGAATCTCATTTTCCATTTGTCCGCCATTTCTTTTGCTTCTTTAAACGGCATCGAACTTGGTATCTGCATTATATAGATACCGTTAAGAGAATAAACATTATCGATGTACTTCTGCATCAGCTCCACTTTCGCGAAACCTCCTTATCTTGTATGAGGCGCCATAGAAGTCTGGATTAGGAAGCATCATCAATTGGAATGTCCTCATAATGTTTTCCCTGTTGGCTTTCAACGTTTTACAATTTCTTATCTTCTTATCCGTGAAGTAATAGAATATGTCTCCGCCATCAGTTTCTCTACATCTCACACTGAATAGATGATCACCTGATTCAGCGATCTCTCCGGGTTGAATGTAGTAGACAACGTCTGCAAGATTAAGCCACTTGCTTCTCGACAGTTCCTCTTTCCATTTCTCTGAATAGACCTTCATCAATTCCAACTAGGCCCCCGCCTTCCTCTTAGCCTTCATCTTTTGTTTCAAGCGGCAGGAATCACATGCCCTCTTTGTGCTGTTGTTCTCTTTCCCGCATATTGTGCATAGTCCATTTGCTAAACGATATGATCGCTTCGCTCTGGCATAGTGCACAACGCATAGTCCTTTTGAGATGGGCTTCTTATGGCACCCTTCTTCGATACACTCCGTATGCTCGTACATCGGTCTCCCTGTTCCTGCTAACACAATGGTGGGATCGTTATGCCGCTTAATTCTTCTGTAATGCTTCCAGCAGTGCCCTTTTGCGATAACTTCTTTTCCACAACGAGGAAATTCGCATATGGCTTTCATTTCATTACGTCTTCCTGCTGATAGACTATAGATTGTTGCGCTTCTCCCACCGTCTGCAAGCTATCTCCTTGAACATAGACCGCATACGTATTTCGATCTATTGAATCCATCTCAATCCCAATGATTGAGATTCCCTCCTTAAGATGAAGCGCTTGCTCGAGCACTTCTTTCGTCACAACAATCTTTCCTTGCTTTTTCATTATTTGCTTGCCTCCAATTTATGTTCGTCTTCTTCTGCGCGCTTTTTAAGATAATGCCTCCTGCATAGCTTTCTTGCTAGAGCTGGTTTGCTGCACCCCTCTTCAATACATTCGCAATCGTTATTGGACTTGCCACCGATCATGTATTGATTACATCCCATTTCTTTTCTTCGATTCTTTGCATAGCAATTAGGGCAGAGGCCGAGCGCTTTCACTTTGTTAATACCACATGCTGAGCAAGACTTTGGTCTATCATAATCTTGCTTCTCGTATGTTGGGTCTCCGTATAGCCATTTCCTCCGATAGTGTTTTGCACAAAGCCCTGTTGATCTAACATGCTCGTTGCATCCTTCAATCGCGCATTCTTTTGACATTACATAGCTCTCCTCAGTACATGCGTGTTTGTATTATTTTTTGTTTACGAATCCCGTTGCTACGTTTAAACCTATTAGCATATCAGGGTTCACGCCTTCATCAAATACAACAGGAGTATCTTGGTCAAACCCTTTCACACTTGCATCGAAAACCGACATAATGCGATCATATTTTGATTGTTCTTTTAATGCCTCTGCAATACTTCTGTGTCTTACAACAACGATACCTTCGATATCTTTAGCAAACTCAATCAAAGCAGTTGTTTTTCCGACTTGTCTGAGATATTCATCGACATAAATATAATTATGATTTTCGGCAGCGTGAAGTAATTTATTCTTGATCGTCATGAGCATCATGGGCCTCAAAGCTTCTCGCAGATCGTCCGACTTCTTCTCTTCTTTTTTAATTAAATCAAATGACTTTTCAATCGTGCCGCTATCTCCTTCGTGTTTTTCAATAGCTAACATAATCTGCCCATTTGTAGGATACTGTTCGAATGGTCCTTCTGTTTTGATATAACCGCCGTCTTTTGATATGTGTATTAAGAATGTTTCTTTTAACATGGATAATCATTCCTTTTTTATTTTTTTATTTTCTATACTCAAATTGTAATGCGTTACATTTTATTTGACAACAATTAAATTTTCTATAGGGGGCAATTTTCTATAAAAAAATTTTTGCGTGGGGTACCTAGTTGTTTATTGTTGGCTGATGGTAGCGTTCGACGCCCCACCCCCTCAACAATAAGCAACCACATTAGGGTTGGCAGTGATCCCAATCAAACTGCACATCGAAAGGAGTCTATCATGACTAACACATTATCAGCTATTGCTAACACTATGGGAGAGGACGCTGTTCTTAAGACTGCATCAGCTTTAGGTATTGCATGGAGAGTAACAAAGAATGTAGCAGGCTTCGTATATAAGAACCTTATACATAAGCCTATTGTTAAGGCAGCTAATGTAATACGTAAGCATAAGTGGGAAACAGCTGCTACAGCAGCCTCTGCTGTAGTAGGTGGTGTAGCCACTACTAGCGTATGTGGTGCAGGGTTGATGGCTGCTGCTGTAGCTATGGTTGCTGTACTCACTATCCATTTCCTTATTGCTAAGCGTAAGAAGCAGGCTATGGACTGGCGTAGAGCTATCTTATCAGCCATGGTATGCGGTCTTATAGCAGGGTTCCTGCCTGTAATATCTGTATACCTAACGATGTGGGCATGCATTGGTCTTGACTATGCATGGCTTGCATCTGCATATACGTATCTCTACACTGCTGCTTTGTTCGTGATCTAATAGGTCATGGACATGGCATGGTATAGATGCATAGGGAGTACACGATAACGGTGGATGATCCCCTATGTAGGCTATACCCTCTACCCTACCTTATATGGTGGCATGGGTGGCAGTACTATGGTTAGCCATATTGTGCCTATGTATATGGGCATATGGGTGTGTAGGTGCACTCTATCATATACAGCCCCTGTGTAGTACGCATGGTCCGGGTCAGCCGCCCCCATGTGTAGTATGCAGGGGTCTTTTTATTTATTTACACATAGCTCCCTGTATAGGTGCCCTATATAGACCCCCCTCTATATGGACCCCCCTATATAGGGAGCTGTATGTAAGTACAGCACATTTAACCCCAAGGAGGAATCACTCTATGTCAACTGATTCAAAGAAAGCTATGTCGTCCGTCCCTATGTCCAACAAACAAACTAAAACAAACAAAAAGGAGCAATCTACAATGACTAACAACAAACAAGCACAAATCAACAAGCAACTGGCTGAGGTAAACCGTCTTTTCAACAAAGCTATCAAAGGTAACAAACTAGAGGCGCAAATGTCTGATTACAAGTCTACTTCTGTAGTATTGGATGCTATTGCTGAGTTCCCAGGATTGGGCGTTAAAACAAAGAATTATGAGGCTATCACAGCTGCTATCGCTAGTGGTAAGGATATCCGTACTGTTATGGAGAACCCGGAGCTTACTGGTGTTCCTAAGAATCAATATCGCTTCTTCCGTGCATTCATGGAAGAGAAAGGTGCAGAGATTCCTGCTATGGTGATTGCACCTACTCGTAAGCGTGTACGTACTGTATCTGTCGATCTATTGAAACATTCCCGCAACGAAGCTGGTGAAGTGGTGCTCAACGCGGAAGTCAGCTATCAATCTCAGTCTCAGCTTGCTGATGCATTCGGTAAATTGGTTCCAGCTACAGATAGCAATGATCTACACTTGGATGCGACTCACATTGTCTATATCGATTTGAATATCGCTGATCAAGAGAATCAAGAAATGAAAGACTTGCAAATCGAGATCGTCCGTAATGGATTCTATTACACAGTGGAAGGCGTTACACGCAAAGCTAACTTCTTTATTCAGACAGCAAATCAAACTCGTCAATTGCAAGGTATCTATATTGCAGAGGACTTCATGACGATTCCTCAAGCATTCCGCAAGCTTGGTCATAGCTTCCTGTCTTATTGCAAACTGGATAAGGCTACTGGTGTCTATACACTGGATATCACGAAGTATCTGAAACGTCCAGGTCTGTCTGGTACAAGCTCTGTGCCATCTAAGGTAGTAACCTTCCCTAATGCTCATATCGACAAGCTGCCTAACATGAGAACAGGAGAATACTTGGTTAACTCTGATCGTCACTCTATGGCAGTGATTGATGATCGCTTTGCTAAGATCAAGAATGGTAAGTTCAAAGCATTCTATAACAACCGTGTAGTCACTGTATCTGCGGTTGATGGTACATTCACAGCTACATGGAAAGAAGGACGCATGACTAAAGAAGAAGTCCTGCCTATGAACTATCTGAAGCTTGGCGTAGGCGATGGCTTGGTTCTAGCTTCCGAGTCGATCTACTGGGCATTGAAGGCTGAGTTTGGCAATGATTCCGATGCATGGCAAGTACGTATCACCCCATTCGTTAAAGGCTTGATGGTATTCGTGCCAGGCTTGCGTCAATACTATGATGCAGATATCGTTGCATTCAAGTCTGCTGTGAAAGGTGACTTCCGTTTGCTTGCTGATAGCGAAGGTAAGATTGACTTTGGTATTGAGCTGCGTATTGCACGCTTTGCTAAGCGTCCTGCTATGAAGTCTGAGTATGTAGAGCTTCCATATCAGTTTGCACATGTATCCAGCATTACAGCAGAGCAAATGATTGATGTTGCTCAACCACGCCTGGATGAAGCTAAGAGTGTACTTACTAATCCTGCACTGATTCAAAAGTATGCAGGGGTTGCTCACTTGGAGAAGCTGAACAAGCTGACTCTTGCACAAGCTGAGTTTCTACGTGATCGCTCCCTTGTTTCTGTATTTGCTAACTTCATGCACTATGCTCCATTCACATTCCAAGATGCTTACATGCAAACAAGAGCACTGAGACTGATGGGGCAGCAAGTAGACAAATGGGTTGCTGGTACGATTCCTGTAGAAGGCGAGTATCGCTTCATGGTTCAAGATCCATATGCATTGCTTCAAGCTGTGGAAGATGAGAATGGAGATATGATTGTCCCTGATCACGTTGGTCTTAAGCCACACCAAACATTCATGACAGCACGCGATAACCAACACTTTGTAGAGGGCCCTGTTGCATCCTTCCGTAACCCTGCTATTGCTAAAGGTGAAGGACGTATCTTGAATGGTGTAGCTCCACAAAACTATGTGACTGCTTCTGCTAAAGGCGCATTCAACTCTGTATGTGTAATGAGCTGCCATGACTTGGATACATTCGCTGAAGGCGGAGCTGATAACGATGGTGATGAAACATTCATTACACAAGTACGTGCTATCGTTAATGGCATCATGGGTAAAGATGGTCAATCTAAGTTCTTGGCTATGCTTGACCTGCATGTAGATAAAGATGGTGAGTGGTCTTCTGGATGCCCGTTCCCTATGGAATCTGATGAGAAGCTTGCATTTGATGCTCCTTGCGTATCACACGATGGACAATTCAAAGTGAAGTTCACTGCCGATCAATATAATGATGCATTCATTCAAGCTGTACATGAGCTAAGCAAAGAGTATGTCATTCGTACACTGACTCCTAACAAGATCGGTCAACTGACTAACATTGCTACTCGTCTTGCTGATGCTGTACGTAAAGTAGGATATATGTATGCAGAGAATACCAATGAGTTTGGTCAAAAGACTGAACGTTCAGATGCTGAGAAACAAGAGCTGATTAGAGAGATCGCTCGTATGGAAGATATGATCGACTTGATTCGTCTGGCTCAAGGATGGGAGATTGACCGTGCTAAGCATGGTGGTGCATATGAGGAAGCATTGGCTGCTGAATTGGAGTTCATCAACAATCCTCCAAGATATGCAGGATTCCAAGAGTCACCTAAATCCAAGCGTCAATGGATCAAGCAAGCATGGCTCGCACATCACAAAGGTGCTGAGGGTGGAGTAGACACAGGTTCTGTAATGTCCCGTGTGCATAACCACATGAAAGCATTCGTACAAGAGAATGTAATCGACAAGTCCGAAGAGATCATGAACGATGTAGAGAACAACAACCTGATTCATATCCTGAGAGCTGAGTATGTTATTGATCCAGTTATCTATGACAGAATCGCTAACTCTATTCGTTCCATTCGCTCTATCTATACAAACGACATCAAGAACGCTCGTCAGAAGCATGAAGAGTTCATCAAGCTTGCTGAGCTGAAATATGGTGAGGCTGATCCTGCACTGGCGATGGCTAAAGAGAAGATCGAGCGTATCTATAGAGATGATTGCGATGCGATCACCTATAAGAGTCAAATGACACTTGGCGCTTTGGAGTTCTCTTTCTCTGCGACTGATATCGGCTATGTTGCATACATGGTGACATACACTGAGAGAGGTCAAGATAACAATCGTTCGATCAGCTTCCCTTGGGTCGTGGCTAAGAAGCAATTCTTGGAGCTGTGTGCTGCTATCTCTAATCGTGAGATTGTGAAGAACCCTTATGTTGTCCCTGCATCTGATATCAAGGCAAACTTCCGTATTGGGGCTGATTCAACTGGTCGTGTGTTTGATGGAGAGAGAATGGCACCTGTCATTGCGAATGCAGGTATGGTAACAGTGGAGTATATGTATAACGAAGTTACTGAAAGCTACATGTATGTTGTTTATGTTCCAGTAGGCAGCAGAAATGTATATGTAGGCGACTTCTACCAAGATCAAGTTGGATTCTTGACTGGTGCAACACGTTTCAATCTTACAGTGTCCAATGCTGAAGCTAAAGGCAGAACTATGAGTCTGACGATCTCCAGCATCGAACGCATGTAATA
It includes:
- a CDS encoding ParM/StbA family protein, with translation MAVKKVKDLKLKLEDLFDFELAAIDIGFNGSKRMSSLGMFGVIPSTVMPTNEKFANSFKHTEVDESRLMVKTTDGFYHVGEQAMKSNKLLVTSRTTNHDRASDPSFRVMFETNLALCVPHEDGEYNVYLTTGLPNEDFDKGIRTRLEEYINQSFEIVIYLGYGKTITKKINVIGYEILRQPEGSVTSTQFAFTKEGLLTTTLYRALTAIVDIGHLTTDYALFSEGVYVEEEGTYGSTLATAELYKRLKVSMAIHFDNEFGVAYSPTDDELDSVVRGEEIEFNGASHNLYHLVEEAAKEISAVIANEVITSWGQHANRVKIILLSGGGAHIFQDFLKEEFAKRKVQAFSVVDDPQMANVYGFYIRAAMNQVKEQEDGSLNFEQVYERFIKDIFESEAA
- a CDS encoding DUF1653 domain-containing protein — protein: MRTPKIGSRWQHYKGGLYVISDIGIDASRHEDGKAVWYYREDEPDQKFYRPLLEWHNPIEYEGEVVPRFRELEKGGTTLGAIDGIFAKGIKGNRRTYRRPRV